The following DNA comes from Pseudoalteromonas aliena SW19.
AACATACATAGGCTTAGAAAAACAAAATACATTCTTAGCGGGCTCTGGTTGCTTATCAAAAATGTTTACCAATTCAGCCAGTTTATAAAGACCGCTGCGATGATCGCTCATCATTAAAACGTTAAATCTACATTGAGGATCTGGTTCAACATTCGGATTGACTGATAAAAAACCAAGCCTTTGTAAAAATAGCTTAGGTATAACGCGATAAGACCTGCCTACTTCTAAGTTTAAATGACTCAAAACATCACTGCGTGGAAGGCGATTGTTATTAGCTAATAATTTCAGATCACCCCAACGCGATTGCTCAAGTAACTGCTCAGCTAATTCTATTTTTTGCTGAGAAGTTAAACTGCCTAAACTAGGCAGCCAGAATAGCTTAGCAGTTTCACTTTGACCCTTGCCTAATAAGGTTAACGAATATTCATATTGTGCTAAAGGGATTTTGTTTCGCGCTAACAAAGCCAATGTGCTCTGCGGGAGTTGTTTTAAATGCGTCGAAAAATAACGGGGAAATAACCAAAAGCTTTCAAAGGGATTGGCTTTTGCATTTAAAACCTGCCAAAAGCCAATTTCATTAGATCTATTACTCGATGCTGTTATGAGTAAACTACAAAGTAATATGCCAACTAACTTTAAAATATTAACCGGCGTTTTCATCTGTCATTAGTTCAAGCTCTAAACGCGCATATTTGTATTCAATAAATTCATGCACGTTAGTTGCAAGAGCTAATTTAAAGTAATCAGCTGCTAGATAGTTATTACCCGCTGCTTGATGTAATTTAGCTAAGTAAAAATAAGCCTCGCATAGACGCTGCGCGTATTCTTGTTCTGATTTAACACCATCGCTTATACCCGATAAAAACGTATTTTCACTCATATCTCCGACAAAAAGAGCAATTAACTGATATGCCCATTGTGACTCATCCAGCGCTTTTGCATTCGCTTTAAGCTCTACAAGTGCTTGCTCTTTATTATCTTGAGCCTGCGCTAAATAAAGCCATAACACACGATAAGGATCATTTGGAGAGCGCGCCAAAAATTCAATAAAGTCACTTTTAGCTATACTTGCACGATCGCCATAATAAAGCGCTATACCACGATTTAAATAAGCATACTCATGCCCTTCATCAAGCTCTAATGCTGAGTCGAAAAATTCATAAGCTTTTTCATATTGTTGCATTAACGTATGTTGAATACCTAAAAAATTATACACCTCAGCAAGATCGGGCTTAAGCTTTACTGCGCGGTTAAAATCAATACGTGAAAGCGTAGTCATACCTAAGCTGTCAAATAATACGCCACGGTCGTAATACAGCTTTGCCTGTTGTTCAGGGCTTAAGTCTGCTCGATTAAGTAGTTCAGAATAACGTGCAATAGCTATTTCGCTTCTAAAGTCAGAAACTAAAGGTGCAGTAAAGGGCACATTAACAATCGGAGTTAGTTCTGATTCTGTAGTCGTTTGGCAAGCGCTTAAAGACAAAATAGCAAAAGATGCCAAAGCTAAATGTTTGAGTATCATTAAAATCCTTAATACCTAGATATATCGCGATAAGTATAAGACAGACCTTATCTTATAAGGTTTCATTAAAGCATAAAAAAAGGGGCTAAACAGCCCCTTTTTTACTATCTAGCTAATATAACTAGATTGATAAGTTCGCAATTACGCGTCAGTTGTCGCGTCAGCTGCAGGTGCTGCTGATTCCATTGCTTCTTTAATACTTAGACGTACACGGCCTTGGCGATCTACTTCTAGTACTTTAACTTTAACTTCTTGACCCTCAGAAAGGTGATCAGCCACGTTATTAACGCGCTCAGTACTAATTTGAGAAATATGTACTAAACCATCTTTACCAGGAAGAATATTTACAAACGCACCGAAATCTACGATACGTACAACCTTACCTTCGTAGATAGTACCTACTTCTAGCTCAGCTGTTAATTGCTCAATACGGCTAATTGCATTAGCTGCACTTTCGCCATCTGTAGCGGCAATTTTAATTGTACCGTCATCACCGATTTCAATCGTTGTGCCCGTTTCTTCAGTAAGCTGACGAATAGTTGCGCCACCTTTACCGATAACTTCAGCGATTTTCTTCTGTGGGATCTTCATTGTGTAGATACGAGGAGCAAACATTGATAGCTCTTCAGAAGGAGCAGAAATCGCTTCATCCATCACTTCTAAGATATGTAAACGTGCAGCTTTTGCTTGTTTAAGCGCAATTTGCATGATTTCTTGAGTGATACCTTCGATTTTGATATCCATTTGAAGTGCAGTAATACCCGCAGCAGTACCCGCAACTTTAAAGTCCATGTCACCTAAGTGATCTTCATCACCTAAGATGTCAGAAAGAACAACGAATTTTTCGTCTTCTTTAACTAGACCCATTGCGATACCCGCAACAGACGCTTTAATTGGAACGCCAGCATTCATAAGTGCAAGTGACGTACCACACACAGAAGCCATTGAAGATGAACCGTTTGATTCAGTAATTTCAGATACTACACGGATTGAATATGGGAATTCAGTCAGTGTTGGCATTACAGCAGCAATACCACGCTTAGCAAGGTTACCATGGCCGATTTCACGACGCTTAGGAGAACCAACAAAACCCGTTTCACCTACACAGAATGGAGGGAAGTTGTAGTTAAGCATAAAGTGGTTTTTGTGAGTACCCGTTAAATCGTCGATTAACTGTGAATCACGTTCTGTACCAAGTGTCGCTGTTACTAACGCTTGAGTTTCGCCACGAGTAAAGATTGCAGAACCGTGAGTACGCGGTAATACGCCAGTCATTACGTCTAGTGCACGAATCATATCTGGTTCACGACCATCGATACGTTTTTCGCCAGCAGCGATACGGCCACGAACAATTTTCTTCTCAAGTGAACCGAAGATTTTACCAACTTCTTGCTTGTCTAAAGACTCGCCTTCAGCAAGTTCAGCTGTTAATACAGCAACAACTTCGTCTTTCGCTTCGCCAAGTGCTTCTTTACGCGCTACTTTATCAGTGATTAAGTAAGCTGCGCCTACTTTATCAGCAGCAATTGCAGCTACTTTATCTGCTAGTGCAACGTTTTTCTCAGGTGCAGTCCAATCCCAAGTAGGCTTGCCCGCTTCTGCTTTAAATTCTTCAATTGCAGTGATGATCGCTTGAGATTGCTCATGACCATATACAACAGCGCCAAGCATTACGTCTTCTGCAAGTACATTAGCTTCTGATTCAACCATAAGTACCGCTTTATCAGTACCGGCTACCACTAAATCAAGTTGGCTTTCTTCAAGCTCTTTAAGTGTAGGGTTAAGTACGTATTCGCCGTTGATGTAACCAACACGAGATGCACCAATTGGGCCACTGAATGGGATACCAGAGATAGCAAGTGCAGCTGAAGTACCAATCATTGCAACCATATCAGGTTGAATTTCAGGGTTTACAGATACAACTGTCGCGATAACTTGTACTTCGTTTACAAAACCGCTTGGGAAAAGTGGGCGAATTGGACGGTCAATTAGACGTGCAATAAGTGTTTCGCCATCGTTAGGGCGACCTTCGCGCTTTAAGAAACCACCTGGGATACGACCAGCAGCGTACATACGCTCTTGGTAGTTAACTGTTAGTGGGAAAAAGTCTTGACCTGGTTGTGCTTCACGCTTACCAACAACAGTAACTAAAACTGAAGTATCGCCAATGCTAGCAAGTACAGCGCCGTCTGCTTGACGAGCGATTGCACCAGTTTCTAGCGTAACTGTATGTTGACCAAGTTGAAATTTTTTAATAATTGCTTGCACTTAAAATGTTCCTTAAATGTGTTCTTAAGTAAGTTGCCATCAAAGTACCAATTACAGTACTTAATTGTATTTATTTTAAAATCAATTAAGTACTACAATTGGCGATGACGTAAATAATCAAGCTAAACCTTTTTAGCTTGTGCCGTAGTATATACCAAAGCACCGTTAAAATGCGAGCTTAGCAATCAGATAAACACGACTCTAAACTCGTATTTAAAATCATTTTTGTTACTTTGAATAGTGGGGTTTTTATTTTGAAATTCAAGAAGTTTATACCGATTGGCATTAATACCAAACTGCATAAATCTTTGATCAATTTAACGAATTAAATTGCACTATAACGTCGTTAAAAATTTTTATTTAGAACAACTAGATACAAAAATTTTTGCCTAGTTCTAGCGGAATTTTCTTAACGTTAAATAGGCCCTATATATAAGCAGATTGGTATAAATTATATTCTAGGTCTTTAGAAGAATTTTAGGCACAAAAAAAGGAGCTAAAAAGCTCCTTTTTCTGTAATCAAGTTCTTAGCGACGTAGGCCAAGCTCTTGGATTAATGCAGTATAACGCGTGATATTTTTACCTTTAAGGTAATCAAGCAGTTTACGGCGAGTACTTACTTTACGAAGCAGACCACGACGTGAGTGGAAGTCATGCTTGTGGTCAGCAAAGTGACCTTGAAGCTTGTTGATATCAAAAGTAAGTAAAGCTACTTGTACTTCAGGTGAACCAGTGTCGCCTTCAGCACGTGCAAATTTAGCAATGATATCGATTTTTTCTTGATTACTTAGTGACATAATAACTCCAAAAATTAAATTTAAAAGGTGTCTTAGCCGATCACTAATTCAGCCAAAAACGATTAAGCGGGCGTATTCTACCAAGTATGGAGATAACTACAAGTTAATTATCCCACCGTATAGCTAATAGCCAGCTTTAAATAACAACATTAGCTATTCAGGTTTTACGTAATCATCTTGCTGACTGGCAAGTCCACGCTTCACTTTTAAGTGACCGTTAACATTCGCTTCGCCTGTACCGATGAAAACACCATCAGCCAATACCTTAATTGAACCATCAGGTAACGCTATTGGTAATTCGACCGCTTGCCCGTGACTAAACACCGAGCCCTGCTCTTTCGTTATTTCAACCACAGGTAAATCAACTAAAGCGGTATCAATTGGTAGCAGCAATGGATCGATATAAGTAGAAGGTGCAATTTCTTCACTTTTTGCTTTTGCTAATAACGCTTCAACGTCATCGAGCGAAACCATTTTATCTGCAGGGTACTGACCAACCGCAGTTCTGTGAAGCATTATGACATGTGCGCCACAGCCTAGATTTTCACCTAAGTCATCAACAATAGTACGAATATAAGTCCCTTTTGATACATGGGCCGTCATTTGCAATACGTTGTTTTCTTCATCAAACTCGTCAAATGATAAACTAAACACGTTTATCTTTCTGCATTTACGAGGTACTTCAATACCTTCACGTGCATACTTATATAACGGTCTACCTTGATATTTAAGTGCCGAATACATAGATGGATATTGATCAGACTCGCCAACAAACGCAGCAATTTCTTTTGTTAGCTGTTCACGCGTTACATTAACGTCTTTGGTACTGACAATTTCACCATCAGAGTCTGATGTTGTTGTACGCTCACCTAACTTAGCGCGAACAACATAGGTTTTGTCAGTATCAAGTAAGAACTGCGTAAATTTAGTCGCCTCACCAAAACAAATCGGCAGCATGCCTGTTGCAAGCGGATCAAGTGCACCTGTATGGCCCGCTTTTTGTGCAAAATAAGCACCCTTTGCCTGTTGCAGTGCTTTATTTGATGAAATGCCTTGGGGTTTGTTTAACAACAAAATACCGTCTACTGCACGGCCTTTACTGCGCTTTGCCATCTGTATCAGTGCCTTTTTCGCTATCTGTTTCGTCTTCGTGTTCAATACTTTCTTCGCTATCTGACACATCAGCAGCATCAACACTTTCTACGTCTTCATCAACATGTTTTGCGTTATCTTCGCGGATAATAGAGTCCACCAAGTTAGAGATACGCATGCCTTCCATAAGTGAGTTATCAACTAAAAACTTTAACTCAGGCATTATACGTGCACGAATACGCTTACCCAGTAACGAGCGAATATAACCCGTTGCTTCATTAAGTACTTTTGCGCTTTGCTTTGCAGCATCTTCATCTTGTGTATTAAACACAGTAATAAAAATTTTGGCATAAGATAAATCGCGCGATACTTCTACCGCTGACACTGTCACCATACCTAGGCGTGGATCTTTAATTTCGCGTTGTAAAATTACAGCAATTTCTTTTTGGATTTGCTGTGCAACACGATCAGTGCGAGAAAATTCTCTCATTGCATTTGTCCTAAAATCATAACTTATTGAAATTTAATAATAAGCTAATTAAATAATGGATACACAAATGGGGGCTAAGCCCCCATTTATTAGTTTAGCGAGCTAACAATTAAAGAGTACGTTGTACTTCAACTGTTTCAAATACTTCGATTTGGTCACCAACACGTACGTCATTGTAGTTCTTAACACCGATACCACATTCCATGCCGTTACGAACTTCAGCAACATCGTCTTTAAAGCGACGAAGTGACTCAAGCTCACCTTCATAGATAACCACGTTTTCACGTAGTACACGGATAGGCGCGCTACGTTTAATAACACCTTCAGTAACCATACAACCAGCGATTGCGCCAATTTTTGGAGACTTGAATACGTCACGAACTTGAGCAAGACCAATGATTTCTTGTTTAAACTCTGGCGCTAGCATACCTGACATGGCTTGCTTAACTTCTTCGATTAAGGCATAAATTACGCTGTAATAACGAAGATCTAAGTTTTCAGTATCAATCACTTTACGAGCAGAAGCATCAGCACGAACGTTAAAGCCAACTACAATTGCGTTAGACGCTGCAGCAAGCGTTGCATCAGTTTCGGTAATACCACCAACACCTGAACCTACAATCTTCACTTTTACTTCATCAGTAGAAAGTTTAGTTAGTGAATCAGAGATTGCTTCGATAGAACCTTGAACGTCTGCTTTAAGTACCACGTTAACTTCAGACACATCGCCTTCAGTCATGTTAGTAAACATGTTTTCAAGCTTCGCTTTTTGCTGACGTGCTAGTTTAACATCGCGGAACTTACCTTGACGGTATAAAGCAACTTCACGCGCTTTACGCTCATCTTTAACAACAGTCGCTTCGTCGCCCGCAGCTGGAATACCAGAAAGACCTAAAATCTCAACTGGAATAGATGGACCAGCTGATTTAATGTCTTTACCGTTTTCATCGCGCATTGCACGAACACGGCCATACTCAAGACCACATAATACAATGTCACCTTGATTAAGTGTACCAGATTGAACAAGTACTGATGCTACTGGACCACGGCCTTTATCAAGACGAGATTCAATAACAACACCTGCAGCCATACCTTCAGTAGGTGCAGTTAATTCTAAAAGCTCAGATTGCATAAGCACAGCTTCAAGAAGGTCATCAATACCTAAACCAGTTTTAGCTGATATATGAACATACTGTGTATCGCCGCCCCATTCTTCTGGGATAACGTCTAGTACAGCTAGTTCGTTTTTAACGCGGTCTGGATCTGCGCCTTCTTTATCCATTTTGTTTACAGCAATGATTAAAGGAACGCCAGCTGCACGTGCGTGCTGTACCGCTTCTTTAGTCTGTGGCATAACGCCATCATCTGCTGCAACCACTAGGATTACGATATCTGTCGCTTTAGCGCCACGAGCACGCATTGATGTAAATGCAGCATGTCCTGGTGTATCTAAGAACGTGATCATATTGCCGTTTACATCAACATGGTATGCACCAATATGCTGTGTAATACCACCGGCTTCGCCTGAAGCAACCTTTGCAGAACGAATGTAATCAAGAGTCGATGTTTTACCATGGTCAACGTGACCCATAACAGTTACTACTGGCGCACGTGGCTCTGACTTACCATCTTCATGGCGGTCATTAAGTACTGTTTGCTCTAATTCGTTTTCTTTAACAATGATAACCTTGTGGCCCATTTCTTCTGCAACTAGTTGTGCAGCTTCTTGGTCAATCACTTGGTTAATGGTAACCATGTCACCCATTTTCATCATTGTTTTAACAACTTCAGCGCCTTTAACGGCCATGCGTGATGCAAGCTCAGCTACTGTAATTGTTTCGCTAATACGCACTTCATTTTTAACATCAACAGTTGGTTTTTGGAAACCATGTTGCAGCGATGCTGGTGCTTTTAACTTAGACTTGTTACGGCCTCTTGACGCTGCAAATTTATCTTTTGCTGGCGCTTTTTTCTTTTTCTTAGCACGGCGTGTACCTTGCTCATCACGAGCATCGGCAACATCTTCTGCTTCAC
Coding sequences within:
- the nlpI gene encoding lipoprotein NlpI; translated protein: MILKHLALASFAILSLSACQTTTESELTPIVNVPFTAPLVSDFRSEIAIARYSELLNRADLSPEQQAKLYYDRGVLFDSLGMTTLSRIDFNRAVKLKPDLAEVYNFLGIQHTLMQQYEKAYEFFDSALELDEGHEYAYLNRGIALYYGDRASIAKSDFIEFLARSPNDPYRVLWLYLAQAQDNKEQALVELKANAKALDESQWAYQLIALFVGDMSENTFLSGISDGVKSEQEYAQRLCEAYFYLAKLHQAAGNNYLAADYFKLALATNVHEFIEYKYARLELELMTDENAG
- the pnp gene encoding polyribonucleotide nucleotidyltransferase: MQAIIKKFQLGQHTVTLETGAIARQADGAVLASIGDTSVLVTVVGKREAQPGQDFFPLTVNYQERMYAAGRIPGGFLKREGRPNDGETLIARLIDRPIRPLFPSGFVNEVQVIATVVSVNPEIQPDMVAMIGTSAALAISGIPFSGPIGASRVGYINGEYVLNPTLKELEESQLDLVVAGTDKAVLMVESEANVLAEDVMLGAVVYGHEQSQAIITAIEEFKAEAGKPTWDWTAPEKNVALADKVAAIAADKVGAAYLITDKVARKEALGEAKDEVVAVLTAELAEGESLDKQEVGKIFGSLEKKIVRGRIAAGEKRIDGREPDMIRALDVMTGVLPRTHGSAIFTRGETQALVTATLGTERDSQLIDDLTGTHKNHFMLNYNFPPFCVGETGFVGSPKRREIGHGNLAKRGIAAVMPTLTEFPYSIRVVSEITESNGSSSMASVCGTSLALMNAGVPIKASVAGIAMGLVKEDEKFVVLSDILGDEDHLGDMDFKVAGTAAGITALQMDIKIEGITQEIMQIALKQAKAARLHILEVMDEAISAPSEELSMFAPRIYTMKIPQKKIAEVIGKGGATIRQLTEETGTTIEIGDDGTIKIAATDGESAANAISRIEQLTAELEVGTIYEGKVVRIVDFGAFVNILPGKDGLVHISQISTERVNNVADHLSEGQEVKVKVLEVDRQGRVRLSIKEAMESAAPAADATTDA
- the rpsO gene encoding 30S ribosomal protein S15; protein product: MSLSNQEKIDIIAKFARAEGDTGSPEVQVALLTFDINKLQGHFADHKHDFHSRRGLLRKVSTRRKLLDYLKGKNITRYTALIQELGLRR
- the truB gene encoding tRNA pseudouridine(55) synthase TruB yields the protein MAKRSKGRAVDGILLLNKPQGISSNKALQQAKGAYFAQKAGHTGALDPLATGMLPICFGEATKFTQFLLDTDKTYVVRAKLGERTTTSDSDGEIVSTKDVNVTREQLTKEIAAFVGESDQYPSMYSALKYQGRPLYKYAREGIEVPRKCRKINVFSLSFDEFDEENNVLQMTAHVSKGTYIRTIVDDLGENLGCGAHVIMLHRTAVGQYPADKMVSLDDVEALLAKAKSEEIAPSTYIDPLLLPIDTALVDLPVVEITKEQGSVFSHGQAVELPIALPDGSIKVLADGVFIGTGEANVNGHLKVKRGLASQQDDYVKPE
- the rbfA gene encoding 30S ribosome-binding factor RbfA yields the protein MREFSRTDRVAQQIQKEIAVILQREIKDPRLGMVTVSAVEVSRDLSYAKIFITVFNTQDEDAAKQSAKVLNEATGYIRSLLGKRIRARIMPELKFLVDNSLMEGMRISNLVDSIIREDNAKHVDEDVESVDAADVSDSEESIEHEDETDSEKGTDTDGKAQ
- the infB gene encoding translation initiation factor IF-2 yields the protein MAEVNVEKLAGDIGTTVDKLLQQFSQAGITKQATDNVTEAEKATLLDHLSKHHGGTGSDGPARMTLQRKSKSTLSVTGSTGKAKAVQVEVRKTRTYVKKSAMEQEQEQARLAAEEKVRLEEQQKAEQEAAELKAKQEAERKAKEDADRKAKEEAKRKADAERKAKQKQMTPEQSAKSEKDRIEAERLQKEAEEAALKKAEEEAKRQAEEARKLAEENSARWKKEEEERKKREETADHHLTTSTYAREAEDVADARDEQGTRRAKKKKKAPAKDKFAASRGRNKSKLKAPASLQHGFQKPTVDVKNEVRISETITVAELASRMAVKGAEVVKTMMKMGDMVTINQVIDQEAAQLVAEEMGHKVIIVKENELEQTVLNDRHEDGKSEPRAPVVTVMGHVDHGKTSTLDYIRSAKVASGEAGGITQHIGAYHVDVNGNMITFLDTPGHAAFTSMRARGAKATDIVILVVAADDGVMPQTKEAVQHARAAGVPLIIAVNKMDKEGADPDRVKNELAVLDVIPEEWGGDTQYVHISAKTGLGIDDLLEAVLMQSELLELTAPTEGMAAGVVIESRLDKGRGPVASVLVQSGTLNQGDIVLCGLEYGRVRAMRDENGKDIKSAGPSIPVEILGLSGIPAAGDEATVVKDERKAREVALYRQGKFRDVKLARQQKAKLENMFTNMTEGDVSEVNVVLKADVQGSIEAISDSLTKLSTDEVKVKIVGSGVGGITETDATLAAASNAIVVGFNVRADASARKVIDTENLDLRYYSVIYALIEEVKQAMSGMLAPEFKQEIIGLAQVRDVFKSPKIGAIAGCMVTEGVIKRSAPIRVLRENVVIYEGELESLRRFKDDVAEVRNGMECGIGVKNYNDVRVGDQIEVFETVEVQRTL